GTTGCCTGAGGTAACAGGGTACAGTCTGAAGATAGTACAATGTGGCCATGCTTCTCTGTACATGCAAGAAAGAGAGCAGCAGCATTTTGCTGGAGAGATGGGACTTGGGGAGACCACAGAGAAGCAAGGAATAACAGAGGTGATGGGAACCAGGAGAAGGATTTCAGCCGAGGCAGATCAAGGCTGTGGCACTCGCAGGAGATGGAAGTCAGTTTTAGGGTCCCATTACTGGAGGGGGGAGTAGGTATTTTGGGGACCCTGgatgttatttaaaaaacacacaacttTCCAGGATTCCAGCAGCTTTTTAACCCCCTAGAAAATCTCAGACTTTAAGAGTTTCAAAAGCAAAATGTGGCTGCGGTATCAGTACGTTGTGTGGATTGATAATTTACATAAAGGGTGAAGCTACCgatctgctgctgctgtaacTTTATGCGCAGGTTTTGGTTTTGCTGACAGTAATTTGGGGCCCCGGGAAGGCCTTTGGGGGAAGTAAGCGTCCCCCTCGCGCCCCCCAGCCGCAGGGCCGGAACTGAGCCCAGGCCATGGCTCCGGCCGGCGCCTCCCTCACCTGCCCGGCGCAGGGCGCGCTGCAGCTTCCGCAGCAGCCCGAAGGGGACGAGGGGGCCGCGGCCCGGCGGCCTGGCCCCCAGAGCGCTCAGCTCCGTCACGCAGCTTCTGCGCGGGAATAGCCGCCCGAGGCTCCCCGCTGGCGGTAGGGCCTGCCGCCCGCCAGCCGCTCCCCTTGCCACTACGGAGGACGCCATCTTGGACAGGACGGGGGGGGTGGTTCAGATGTCACAGGCCGTTACGCAATGGCCTCTCCGATCAAAGACATAGACGCGGCTTCTCCTGGCCAGTAGCCTTTCCCGCCCGCGCGCATAGGGCCGCTGGGAAGGCGGGGGTGCGGCCGCGCGTTGCTCTTGTGGACCGCTGCCCGTTCGGGTGTTAGAAGTGGGCCCTTCCTTTCCCCCGGCTCGCGGCCGGGGGCGGCGGGGATGCGTGGAAGCTGCCGGACGCGGCGCTGACCTGGCGGCGGCTTCTTGAGCAGGTTGCCGGTCCGGGCCCCTGCCGCTCACGGGGGGCCCGAGCGCGGCCTCCGGGCCGCTGTGTGCGGGGGGCCCGGGGTCCTGGCAGCTGCCGCGCGCGCCACCTCTCGTCCGGTGAGCGGTGGTCGGCGGGCGGCGGGCGGCtgcgggcggggcggggcggggccgaGCCCGCCTGGCCTGAGCTCGCTGTGCGGTTTCTCCCGCCAGGAACCGGGCTGAGGGCAAAGTGCTGGAGACGGTGGGAGTGTTCGAGGCGCCGAAGCCGCAGGGCAAGTACGAGACGGGCCAGGTAGGTGCCCCGGGGCGGCAGGCGGGCCCGGCCGGGGAAACGACCCTTAGCGCCGGCGGGGCCTGCCCGGCTCTGCCCGCTCCCAGGCATCCTCCCTTCCGGCAGCAAGAACCTGCTCCCGCTGTGCTGAGCCCTTTCCGGCCCGCCCGCGGCCCTGACATCTCCGGCCTCTTTCCTGGTCAAGTTACACGTCCTGTGGCCAAAGCTGCCTGCGCAGATCTCTCATCCCGAGCCGCCTCCATCCCCTCGTTCTCCTCTCTGGCAGCAGATCCAGAAAGCGGAGCGTATCTTGGATtctttcttctcccctgccccatcaaCTCCGGGTCTGCCCAAACCTTGCCATTTCTCCCTGCCTAATAAAAACAAAGTGCTGCTGCCTTAGAAGTGTGAGGTtgttacctttttatttttttatgcgTTTTAATCTCTTGGCTGTGATTTGCACAGGACAGAAGTTTATGATCCCCCTTTTCAGCTGTTTCTTCACAGTGTATTTGGCTACCGAGGAATAGTCCTGTTTCCCTGGCAAGCCAGGCTGTATGATCGGGATGTTGCTTCTCCTGTTCCAGAAAAGTAAGGATTTACATTTGTTCGTTTGCTCCTATGCTGTTAAAGCCTTTTACTCTTCTTCCTGGTCAAGGTCACTGAGGTCTTAGGAAAAAGTGAGGCAGAACCTCAAGTGACTTGTGTGTGAGCACCAAACTGGGAGAGATCGGCTCATAATAAGAGAAACTATTTTGGTATTAGTTTACACCAAGTTAAAAGGTGGGAGGAAGGTTTTCAGGAATGGTGCTTTAGAAAACAAGTGGGAGGTGGAATTGCATGTTAATGAAATAAATTCCTGTAGATTTAGGTGTAGGTTGCTGTATAAGTCCCTAGTGATTTGAACTGGTTGGCTTTGGCTCCCGTCTTGGCAAGCTAGGTTCAGTTCAGCCTTCTCAGAGATGGAGCTCCTTGTCTTTCACCTTCCACTCCATGCAACTGATGAACCCCACAAGGGAGTCTTGTGGGACATGGACAGGACTGAGGAATGAAGACACTGAAAATAAGGGCAAAGTGAAAGCGTTAACCAAGATAGGAAGCCTGACTGACTAGCGAGAGACTTCTCAGTCTCTGTAAACGGGGGCATCATGCCACTGACATGGATATCTTTTTGGCATCTCCCACACATACAGCAATACCTGATGTGTGATGTGAATCTCACATTGACTGAAATGGAGTGACTGGAGATCCTGCAGTGTGTTCAGAACTCCCTTTTCCTTTAAGAATGAACTTGTTGCTGGTAGCAACTGTTTGTACTTTATCCACAATATCAGAGATGCAACCTGATGTATGACAAAACTTAATCCTGCTCTGTGTATCACTTGCTGCTGGTGAGTGTAATCACATCAGTAGGGTGTAGGCTAGTGAAGGGATCTCTTGTGCTCAGAATTTGTCTTTCTGTTTAGGAGTGAGAGTGCAGCAGGGCATGGATCCAaagaagtcaaaggcaaaactcacACCTACTATCAGGTGCTAATAGATGCTCGGGATTGCCCACATATAGTAAGTGTCTGATAACCTTGTTCTTGACACCCAAAAATCCCCCTCTTCTGTTAATTCCTTAGATGCAGACAGCAGCTGTAATgaaaggtggggagggagctgttAATGTTGTTCCTCTATGGTGGGATGTTTGGAACAGGAGTGACTGACTGGTTCTCTTTTACCAGGTCATCATTCTGCTAAGAAAGATCATCAGAAATGTTTAACCATTACTCTTCTGAGTAGGTCAAATTTCTTCTGCCTAGgttaaaagcgacaaagagtcctgtggtgccttatagactaacagacgtattggagcatgagcttttgtgggtgcgtctgacgaagtgggtattcacccacgaaagcttatgctccaatacgtctgttagtctataaggtgccataggactattagtctggatctgtaaaaagcaacaaacactgctactcctctgatacttgacaagttAGGTAAAGGCAATAGGAAGCAACAAAATCTTCTTTTTAGTTGGTGTTTGAATTGTGATTTTTCTCTAGGAGATTAAAACAAGAGAAGTGTTTGTTCTGAGCTGAACTggttaaatgaaataaatgtacAACCTTGAGAGAAGAAGAATAAAACTGCTGTTGGCCCACAGTATTTCTATGCAAAGCGCTAAATCCCCCTTATTTTCAGTCTCAGAGGTCACAGACAGAAGCAGTGACATTCCTGGCGAATCATGATGACAGTCGAGCTCTCTATGCCATACCAGGTGAGTAAATAGCTGCTCGTACTCTTTCTGGAGAGTGCAGATTCTCATGAGATCAGGCTAGGAGGAGCGTGAGCGATATCATCACTAGTGTAGGCTAGTAACAGCAGTACACAGAACTACCCCTGGTGATCTACCCCCCATGCCTTATCCTAGGTGCACTTTGTAGGCCTCTTGGAGAACAGTTGAGTGACTAACGTGCACAGTACTGTGAAGAGGTGTGTTCAGCTGGAGTCAGTGGCTAGGCAAGTGAGGGAGTCTTGAGTGTTGCTCAGATACTTTGAGCTGTTGACCCCAAACCCTACTCTCTCTACTTAGCATAGATCTACTCAGATCCTACACCCTGCATTCCTTTCAGCCCCTTTATTTCTAGGCCTGCTGGATCTGTTTCTCCTATTGTGTTCCCTATCTGAAGTCCTTGTGTGGTAGTCTAATCACTTCTGCAGCCGCTAGTGGCTCAAGAAGAGAATTGGCTTTATGTGTGGAGAAGTATGTATCCATTTTGAAGAAGATGGTAAAGCGAGACGTGAAGAATTATTGCCAGGGAGTGTCCTGTAGGTGAGGATAGTTTTGCTAGTTTAGATTTCCTCTGCCTGGCCCTTTCTTTCCTGCTCATTAGTGTAATGTCTTGCCCTGCTAAGATGCCTCCTGTGAATCTCCCTTTGCTGATGGCAGTTAATGGCTGATATGGGCTTCTTCTCTAGGTCTAGACTATGTAAGCCATGAAGACATCCTTCCCTACAGCTCTACCGACCAAGTGCCAATCCAGCACGAGCTCTTTGAGAGGTTTCTTATGTACGACCAGACGAAAGGTAACTGCATGCCCCTCGAGCCTTGCCCTAGAGAGAGCCTCTACAGAGCTGTGTGCTCCTATAAGGCACCTTCATAAGGAAAGACAGGCTTCTGCCGCTTGTTGTCTTAGATGCAGTGCATTACCCGTGCTAGGGTGAGTGAGAGGCTTTGTTCTAGCAGAGGCATCCTTAGACAGACCTCTGTAACCATGTAAAAGCTGCTGCTCTGTCTGAGAGGCGGGAGTTCAGTAGCTTATCTATAGCCACTTGGATAAACTCTCATCTTTCCACTCCCTGCAGTTCCGCCTTTTGTAGCAAGGGACACGCTGTGTGCGTGGCAGGAGAAGAATCATCCCTGGTTAGAGCTGTCTGACGTGCACCGAGAAACCACCGAGAATATCCGAGTCACCGTCATCCCCTTCTACATGGGCATGAGGGTAGGTCTGGGTCTTACCTAGCGTGGCCGCCATTGttactctccccaccccatccccgtcCTTTCTATGGGCCAGTGCAGATAGCGCCGAGTCCTGCAGCATCTCGCTTTCATCCTGTGACCTGGCTTCTTGTTCTACTTGCATCCTCACGTATCATTATCCTCAGTGGCTGGGACAGAATCTCAGCCCCTGCTAGTTGTTAGCTGAGTTCTGTGGAACGCCTTGAGCTGCTCTGTGGGAGAGGTGCTACTAAAGGGCAGGTGAGAATTTTCACAATGCCTGGATCATTAACACTCCCTGCTGCTAGTGTTGGATGTAAAATGGCACCAGCACAATCTGGACTGCAGTGAGTTACACTTGCAGTCCCCCACCGCCCCCCAGGGTTTGGCACTCACTGCTTTGCCTTCTCCTTGGGGCTGAGAGGAGTTCCTTGATTAAAGCTTTCTGGATTCAGCTGACATCCTGTGCTTCCCACCTCGAGGTTCAGCCTGTGTATTAGCCAGCTGTCTCATGGAATGGAGAGCTAGGGATTTACACATACAGGTCAGTTTCGAAATAAACAGTGCCTCTAGGACCAGCAGGATTGTAAGGCAGCCTTGGACCACAACACGGGCAGGCCTTGATGGAAGCTAAGCTGCTGGAGAGCCAAACTGGTATGTATCCCGTCTGCTAAGCAACAGCACATAGAGTTGGGCTCCTCGAACAGCACAGGAGGTATAATTAACAAGGGTACCCATGACTGGTCAGTTCTCCAGTCACTGGTGGATCCCTGGAGCTCTTCTGTCACAGTTACATAGCTGCTCAGGCCAGTGCTACCCTGGGAATGAGAGACTAACTCATGGGCGAATTTGGAGAGTGACTCAGTCTGTGCTGCCCTGTCAGTGTGCTGCATGCTTGTGCTGATCACTGAAGGGGCATTGGCGCTGAGCTGAAGGGCAGCTATTAAACTAGTTTCTTTCTCTTGACAGGAAGCCCAGAATTCCCATGTTTATTGGGTAAGTGCCTTGTGCTCCTGTAAAACagcctgaggaggaggagggcctTTCTTTGCTGTGAGGTGCTGGAAGCCCCACCATGGCTATGGACAGATTTATCATGATGGGCTCTGAGGGAGGGTGGCATCAGCAAGTGGACCTGATACCTGGCCTATTGGCGGCTGGCTCCAGCTCCTGACAACTTTGTCTCTTGCCTCTCTAGTGGCGTTACTGTATCCGCCTGGAGAACCTTGACAATGAAGTGGTACAACTGCGAGAACGGCATTGGAGGATATTTAGTTTGTCTGGCACCCTGGAAACTGTCCGGGGCCGAGGAGTTGTGGGAAGGGTAAGTATTGCCTGGTATCTGTCCTCAGACATAGCCTCCATTTGGGGCACTCGCCCTGGGTTGATTTATCATTATGCGGCTTAATGGGCACTTCCAGTGACTGCAGTAAGTGTGCACTGTGAAAGTCGTGCACAGTTCCTTGCAGATTCTGTTACTCCTGAGGGGATTCTGCACAATGTTTTAaacttctgcaaattttatttgtcaataaataaatgtggctccagcatggcagtggggagcacaagccactggttgcattgaggtgggagatcagCCTGAAGCCTCCACCACTAGTTCCGGCATCTATGCCTTACTCCCACAATCCCCTTCCCCCGCCCTATtccacccctcccttccttcccctttaCCTCTTCTCCTTACCCTCTGTCCCATCCCTCATTTCCCTGCTGTGCCTTGCCCAGCCCTATGTGGGTTGCACAGGACGGGAGCTCcactggcactaggacccaggaggcagcattcagctgcagagtcagcagagctgcagcccccttCAGCTAGGCAGCTCTGCGCCTGCAGAAATGGTGGGGACAGGGGCACGTAACCCCATGTGCTCGCCTGTTTGGGGGCAGTTCCCCCCCCAAACTGCACCAATGGTCGTTCCCCCTCTCCAGCATGCCCTCCTTTTGGTTCCCTGCTGTTTTCTGCCTGCCCGGTGGTGAGGCTTTATGCAGGCATGCAATCCTGCAGAATTACCTCAGGAAGGAGCCCAGCAGAAAGTGCAAGTCTCGTCAGCAGAGGGTTGTTCTAGTTCACTCAGTCCCCCAATCATCTGACTATGGGGGGAACTGAAATACAGTGTCATGCTGGTGCTACTTATTGGGTGTGGCCTTTATTATGGGGGTGGTGATGCAAGAGAAGGAACAATTGCTAAGCAGCATTTTGAAGCCTGAGGAGCTCTGCTGATTTTGTTGCAAAGCAAATCTGCCAATGGCTGGCTGTGGAGAAATCTAAGGGGAGCTGACTGATACAGCAGGGTCTCTTTGTGTCCTCAGGAGCCAGTCTTATCCAAAGAGCAGCCAGCATTTCAATACAGCAGCCATGTCTCCCTGCAGGCATCCAGTGGTCACATGTGGTAAGAAACATTCACTGTTGTGGTAGTGCAGAGTCCTCAGCTGGAGATTAGGACCCCCGAGACAGTCTGTatcccagagagctcacagtctgGGGTTCTGACAGGACTCAGCTGCTGGTGGGTGTGGACAAGGCAACTAAAGGTGGCTGCACGTTTGCATAAACCAGGCTGCAGTGATAGTTCCAGGAACCCTTGCTGTCCACAAGCCCTGGCAGAGGCTCCAAGCTGgttcctccttttcctccagtTTCTCCCTTGTGATGGAGCTGGGCCCTTTCCAAATTATCTGCTTATATGCTCAGCTCCCCAGCATGTTCCCTCTTGAGTCCCAGAGGCAGAGTTGTATTGGCTCTTGTGTCTTGGGGCCTTCCTTTAGCAGAACCCATTGGAGGAAATGCTAGTGAAGTGCAGTCACTTTCTCCCAGAGTGAGTCTGAAATTCAGTGTCCAAAGGCCTGATGCTTGGGATTGTTCCTGGCTTACGCAGTCCCATGTACTTCAGCAGCATTGAAAACTAACCACTCGTGCTTAATCTTCCCCTTTGAAATTGTGAAGCAGAAACTTCAGCTTCCAAACTGCCTGTGATGGGCCTTTAAGGACTGATCCCAGGTTGCTGAGCCACTGGGGCTTCTGCTGGTAAACAAGAATGTGAATTTGACCTATTTGCAAACTAAACTCAGATGGCCTAACTTAGCCTGTCTCTGGCCTGGACTGAGGAGAGCATTGTCAGAGCTATCTGGGGGTGGCTTAAGGCGTCTTTTCCTCCCCGTGGGGTGCCTTGTACTACAACATGGCCTGCCCTGTGTTGGGTTAACCTCCCTGCCATACGTGAGTCACATGGCCGGTGATGCTTTTCTGCCAGGGCCTGTCTTTGCAGGATCATCCCACCAGCAACGACAGAGTGCAGAAGGGTTGATGCCTCCCCCAGGAGTTGCCATTGCATTGCTGAACTGTGCGGGGCGTGGTGATGCAGTGGTCTCAGTCTGGTCTCTGACTTTGTTTTGTAGGGGTACTTTTCGGTTTGAGAGGCCTGATGGCTCCCACTTTGATGTCCGAATCCCACCCTTCTCATTGGAAAGCAACAAAGATGAGAAGACGCCTCCCTCTGGCCTTCACTGGTAGAGCAGTCTAAGCACAGTACCTCAGGAGAACAGTCGTGCAGTGCAGACCTCTGCTTCccaccctgctgcagccagggagatggaacttttcaatattttaaaccattttgttttAACCA
The genomic region above belongs to Chelonoidis abingdonii isolate Lonesome George chromosome 20, CheloAbing_2.0, whole genome shotgun sequence and contains:
- the POLDIP2 gene encoding polymerase delta-interacting protein 2; this translates as MASPIKDIDAASPARCAVSPARNRAEGKVLETVGVFEAPKPQGKYETGQLFLHSVFGYRGIVLFPWQARLYDRDVASPVPEKSESAAGHGSKEVKGKTHTYYQVLIDARDCPHISQRSQTEAVTFLANHDDSRALYAIPGLDYVSHEDILPYSSTDQVPIQHELFERFLMYDQTKVPPFVARDTLCAWQEKNHPWLELSDVHRETTENIRVTVIPFYMGMREAQNSHVYWWRYCIRLENLDNEVVQLRERHWRIFSLSGTLETVRGRGVVGREPVLSKEQPAFQYSSHVSLQASSGHMWGTFRFERPDGSHFDVRIPPFSLESNKDEKTPPSGLHW